The following proteins are encoded in a genomic region of Labeo rohita strain BAU-BD-2019 chromosome 5, IGBB_LRoh.1.0, whole genome shotgun sequence:
- the slc37a2 gene encoding glucose-6-phosphate exchanger SLC37A2 — protein sequence MRSLAPGIKLITSFSRDSWYRFFILILTFVFYTTYHLSRKPISIVKSQLHRNCSNIIHPADLNITDNDTWCDWVPFDQNNYQNLFGVLDNCFLVAYAIGMFFSGIFGERLPLRYYLSSGMILSGLFTALFGLGFYWQIHSLWYYCLVQALNGLVQTTGWPAVVACVGNWFGKGKRGFIMGIWNSHTSVGNILGSLIAGVYVSSAWGLSFIVPGIIIAIAGVICFLFLVEKPEDVNCALPQHHESVEQEPLLRNSSSNEEIFSSNTSTAVEPVEDHTEAISFCGALRIPGVVEFSLCLLFAKLVSYTFLYWLPLYIANVAHFDPKEAGDLSTLFDVGGIVGGILAGLISDYSGGRATTCCAMLIIAAPMLFLYNKIGQNGLPTTIGMLLWCGALVNGPYALITTAVSADLGTHECLRGNSRALSTVTAIIDGTGSIGAAVGPLLAGLISPTGWNNVFYMLIAADVLACLLLSRLVYKEVRGWCGYTTRLRGFKEI from the exons ATGCGATCTCTGGCGCCGGGAATCAAACTCATTACTTCTTTCTCTCGAGACAGCTG gTACCGGTTCTTCATCCTCATCCTCACATTTGTCTTCTACACCACCTACCACCTCTCTCGAAAACCTATCAGCATTGTCAAG AGCCAGCTACACAGAAATTGCTCTAATATTATTCATCCAGCAGACCTCAATATTACTGACAATGACACCTGGTGTGATTGGGTTCCTTTTG ACCAGAACAATTACCAGAACCTGTTTGGAGTGTTGGACAACTGCTTTCTTGTTGCATATGCTATTGGCATGTTCTTTAG TGGGATATTTGGAGAGCGCTTGCCCTTGCGTTACTACCTGAGCTCCGGGATGATTCTCAGTGGCCTTTTCACTGCTCTGTTTGGCCTGGGCTTTTACTGGCAAATCCACTCTTTGTGGTATTACTGCTTAGTTCAG gcCTTAAATGGGCTGGTGCAGACTACAGGCTGGCCGGCAGTGGTAGCGTGTGTTGGGAACTGGTTTGGGAAGGGAAA GCGTGGATTTATCATGGGGATCTGGAATTCTCACACCTCAGTTGGAAACATTCTGGGATCTCTAATTGCTGGGGTCTATGTGTCGTCCGCGTGGGGCCTGTCATTCATTGTGCCTGGTATCATCATCGCAATTGCTGGAGTCATCTGCTTTTTGTTCCTGGTTGAAA AACCTGAGGATGTTAACTGTGCTCTACCACAACACCAT GAGAGCGTGGAGCAGGAGCCTCTACTCAGGAACTCGTCCAGTAATGAGGAGATCTTCAGCAGTAACACCTCCACAGCCGTGGAGCCGGTGGAGGATCACACAGAAGCCATCAGCTTCTGCGGCGCGCTCAGGATTCCT GGTGTGGTGGAGTTCTCCTTGTGCTTGCTTTTTGCCAAGCTTGTCAGCTACACCTTCCTCTACTGGCTTCCCTTATACATCGCTAATGTTG CTCATTTTGATCCTAAAGAAGCTGGGGACCTGTCTACGTTGTTTGATGTTGGAGGAATTGTGG GTGGCATCCTGGCTGGGCTGATATCTGACTACAGTGGAGGAAGAGCCACTACATGTTGTGCGATGTTGATCATTGCTGCTCCTATG CTGTTCCTGTACAATAAGATCGGGCAGAACGGCTTGCCGACCACCATTG GCATGTTGCTCTGGTGCGGTGCTCTCGTGAATGGACCATACGCCCTAATCACCACTGCTGTATCAGCTGACCTC GGAACCCACGAGTGCCTGAGAGGGAACTCTAGAGCACTGTCCACTGTGACCGCCATTATTGACGGCACTGGATCAATAG GTGCCGCTGTTGGGCCACTGTTGGCTGGTCTGATCTCTCCCACTGGGTGGAATAATGTTTTCTACATGCTCATTGCTGCTGATGTGCTGGCTTGTCTG cTATTGTCCAGGCTCGTGTATAAGGAGGTCAGAGGATGGTGCGGATACACTACAAGGCTGAGAGG GTTCAAAGAGATCTGA